In one window of Salvia miltiorrhiza cultivar Shanhuang (shh) unplaced genomic scaffold, IMPLAD_Smil_shh original_scaffold_326, whole genome shotgun sequence DNA:
- the LOC131004122 gene encoding putative late blight resistance protein homolog R1A-10 has translation MAAYAALVSVMHIIDNLQLHPRPPISLHIKQLHSLIQKINFLLEFLQGYNPHLGYTAEADPLESRIADAAHAAEDVIESHIVDQITSDGKKMSSDALYEALEKVMEDMGLIEKEAMEIKETVGVQHQLHRKSTPLADSLRSSSIGKKKKSRMVGVDDVLYNLKDKLTSHSKDLQIIPIVGMGGLGKTTLALNLYQDRLIRHHFNICVWATISQEYTITGILAQLLLQLIDEEIGQDLSASVLGNKLYQHLYSRRFLIVLDDMWSIDAWDGIRNYFPNNKNSSRIVVTTRLSNLAVILTDSNGLEMKLLNEDHSWELLSKTVFGEDVCPLELEEIGMKIGKSCEGLPLSIVVVGGLLAKSKRTREFWEYIDENINSILNLEDDKRCLKILHMSYKQLPVYLKPCFLYMGVFREDEEINISKLIKSWVSEGFLKAVSGKSLEEIAIEYLKELIDRNLVLSHELGSIGNIKNCKIHDLLRGLCLREAAKERFYIVDTRPMSNPQRKRHIVKFSTTSENEAINSFSYVRSLIWISEDEEIPLPSFRLLRVLDSPDYRSSDFKENIYQLVNSRFLAFSTYRFYFSIWPFWNLQTLICGYHMMGDVTIPTDIWCMPHIRHVQLPGINLPDPPNGQDDIVLGNLQTLGVINHFKCNQQMVKRIPNIKKLKIRHRDDNYCLSNLDYLEKLECLSCSFFQEIVGMNQINFPHSLKKLFLETNESQCWEDILDKIGVLPLLQKLTLYGGSFRQGQWETAEGQFRSLRFLGLCKCVGLQVWTIESSHFPCLDNLLIRGLEELEEIPIDFAQVSALRVIDVQWCSEAVVVSAKRILEEQEELYGEEEALQVRVEPLNHQWQSAGEHGEP, from the coding sequence ATGGCAGCTTATGCAGCTCTGGTTTCTGTTATGCATATCATAGATAACCTTCAGCTTCATCCTCGCCCTCCTATTTCTCTCCACATTAAACAACTTCACTCTCTCATTCAAAAGATTAATTTCCTGCTCGAATTTCTCCAAGGCTATAACCCTCATCTTGGCTACACCGCAGAAGCAGATCCCTTAGAGAGTCGCATTGCAGATGCAGCTCATGCGGCTGAAGACGTGATTGAGTCTCACATTGTGGATCAGATCACAAGTGATGGGAAAAAGATGAGCTCCGATGCCTTGTATGAAGCTCTAGAGAAGGTGATGGAGGATATGGGTTTGATCGAAAAGGAGGCCATGGAAATCAAAGAGACTGTGGGAGTCCAACATCAGCTGCACAGAAAATCAACTCCTCTTGCAGATTCGTTGAGATCTTCTTCGAttgggaagaagaagaagagtagGATGGTGGGTGTTGATGATGTCTTGTATAATTTGAAGGATAAGCTCACTTCTCATAGCAAAGATCTACAAATCATTCCCATTGTAGGGATGGGTGGCTTAGGTAAGACTACTCTTGCTTTAAATCTTTATCAAGATCGTCTCATTAGGCACCATTTCAATATCTGTGTTTGGGCTACAATCTCCCAAGAATATACCATTACAGGAATTTTGGCACAACTTCTTCTTCAACTAATTGATGAAGAAATTGGTCAAGATTTGAGTGCCAGTGTATTAGGAAATAAGTTGTATCAACATCTGTATTCTAGAAGATTCCTAATTGTgttggatgatatgtggagcaTTGATGCATGGGATGGAATTAGGAATTATTTCCCAAATAACAAAAATAGTAGCAGAATAGTGGTAACAACTAGGCTATCAAATTTGGCGGTTATATTAACAGACTCTAATGGCCTTGAGATGAAACTTTTGAATGAGGATCATAGTTGGGAACTACTCTCCAAAACTGTGTTTGGAGAAGATGTTTGCCCACTTGAACTAGAGGAAATTGGGATGAAAATAGGAAAAAGTTGCGAAGGACTTCCATTGTCTATTGTTGTGGTTGGAGGACTTTTGGCCAAGTCCAAACGTACAAGAGAATTCTGGGAATACATAGATGAAAACATAAATTCAATATTGAATTTAGAGGATGACAAACGTTGCTTAAAGATATTACACATGAGTTATAAGCAATTGCCAGTTTATTTGAAACCGTGCTTTCTCTATATGGGAGTTTTTCGCGAAGATGAGGAGATCAATATCTCAAAGCTCATTAAATCATGGGTTAGTGAAGGATTTCTAAAAGCAGTAAGTGGGAAAAGCTTGGAAGAGATAGCAATAGAGTATTTAAAAGAGCTTATTGATAGAAATTTGGTCTTGAGTCATGAGTTGGGTAGTATTGGAAAcataaaaaattgcaaaattcatGACTTGTTGAGGGGTTTGTGCTTGAGAGAAGCTGCTAAGGAAAGGTTTTACATTGTCGACACAAGACCAATGTCTAATCCTCAAAGGAAACGACACATTGTTAAATTTAGTACGACATCAGAGAATGAAGCCATAAACTCGTTTTCGTATGTTCGTTCTTTGATATGGATTTCTGAAGACGAAGAAATACCACTGCCCAGTTTTAGGTTGCTAAGGGTATTGGACTCGCCTGATTATAGATCCTCAGATTTCAAGGAAAACATTTATCAGTTAGTTAACTCACGCTTCCTTGCTTTCTCAACCTACAGATTCTATTTTTCAATATGGCCATTTTGGAATCTACAAACATTAATTTGTGGGTATCACATGATGGGTGACGTTACAATACCAACTGATATTTGGTGCATGCCTCACATTAGGCATGTTCAATTACCAGGGATCAATCTCCCGGATCCTCCCAACGGCCAAGATGACATTGTTTTGGGAAATTTGCAAACATTGGGTGTAATAAATCATTTCAAGTGTAACCAACAAATGGTTAAGAGGATTCCAAACATCAAAAAGTTGAAAATACGTCATCGTGATGACAATTATTGTCTAAGCAATTTAGACTATCTGGAAAAACTTGAATGCTTGAGCTGTTCTTTTTTTCAAGAGATTGTAGGGATGAATCAGATTAACTTTCCACACTCGCTCAAGAAGTTGTTTCTAGAGACTAATGAATCCCAATGTTGGGAAGACATATTAGATAAGATAGGTGTGTTGCCCCTTCTTCAGAAGCTCACACTCTATGGCGGGAGCTTCAGACAAGGGCAATGGGAAACAGCTGAAGGCCAATTCCGCAGTCTCAGATTCTTGGGTCTTTGTAAATGTGTGGGTCTACAAGTTTGGACAATAGAAAGCTCTCACTTTCCATGCCTTGACAACCTTCTTATTAGAGGTTTGGAGGAGCTGGAGGAGATCCCTATAGATTTTGCGCAAGTATCCGCACTTAGAGTAATTGATGTGCAATGGTGCAGCGAAGCTGTTGTGGTTTCTGCAAAAAGAATATTAGAGGAACAAGAGGAATTATACGGGGAAGAAGAAGCCCTTCAAGTCAGAGTTGAGCCTCTCAATCATCAATGGCAAAGCGCTGGAGAGCATggcgagccctaa